The following are encoded in a window of Acidobacteriota bacterium genomic DNA:
- the rpsB gene encoding 30S ribosomal protein S2: MKELLEAGVHFGHQVRRWNPKMKEYIFGERNGIYIIDLQKTQRMIKEAIRFISNLAGEGTNKTILFVGTKRQAQDAIKEEALRCNQFYVNQRWLGGLLTNFQTIQKSIKRYKDIEAMQADGRIEQYAKKERLEIERERQALEKNLAGIKEMRRLPDAIFIIDTNKEEIAVKEANRLNIPVVAIVDTNCSPEGVDYVIPGNDDALRAVRLFASRIADAILEGQQLAQQKEAEEAAAAAEQAKISGVTVDIQQRQQRDRGERGERGDRGGRGRDRGGRGDRGGRGRGDRGPRHAAAAAATASVAPAAPEAPVAEPATEVPAAPAPEVSVAESA; this comes from the coding sequence ATGAAAGAACTGCTCGAAGCTGGCGTACACTTCGGGCATCAGGTGCGCCGGTGGAATCCGAAAATGAAAGAGTACATTTTCGGCGAGCGCAATGGCATTTACATCATTGACCTGCAAAAAACGCAGCGAATGATCAAGGAAGCAATCCGCTTCATTTCCAATCTGGCAGGCGAAGGTACTAACAAAACAATCCTGTTTGTCGGCACCAAGCGCCAGGCGCAGGACGCCATCAAAGAAGAGGCGTTGCGCTGCAATCAGTTTTACGTCAACCAGCGTTGGTTGGGTGGCCTGCTCACCAACTTCCAGACGATTCAGAAATCCATCAAGCGTTACAAAGACATTGAAGCGATGCAGGCAGATGGCCGCATCGAGCAATACGCGAAAAAAGAGCGGTTGGAAATCGAACGCGAGCGTCAGGCATTGGAAAAGAACCTGGCGGGCATTAAGGAGATGCGCCGGTTGCCCGACGCCATCTTCATCATTGACACCAATAAGGAAGAAATCGCCGTCAAAGAAGCCAACCGATTGAATATCCCGGTTGTGGCGATTGTGGATACGAACTGCTCCCCGGAAGGCGTTGATTACGTTATTCCTGGAAATGACGATGCACTGCGCGCCGTTCGGTTGTTCGCGTCGCGAATTGCGGATGCGATTCTGGAAGGCCAGCAACTGGCTCAGCAGAAAGAAGCTGAAGAAGCGGCGGCGGCGGCTGAACAAGCCAAAATCAGTGGCGTCACGGTGGATATTCAGCAACGCCAGCAAAGAGACAGGGGAGAAAGAGGTGAACGCGGTGACCGTGGCGGTCGCGGACGCGATCGCGGCGGGCGCGGAGATCGCGGCGGGCGTGGCAGAGGCGACAGAGGCCCGCGCCACGCTGCTGCGGCGGCCGCAACAGCATCTGTGGCTCCGGCTGCCCCTGAAGCTCCGGTGGCCGAACCTGCCACTGAAGTTCCGGCTGCGCCAGCGCCAGAAGTCAGTGTGGCGGAATCGGCCTGA
- the rpsI gene encoding 30S ribosomal protein S9: MAEIQYYGTGRRKSATARVYLRPGTGNFRVNRKAIDSYFKNETLRMIIRQPLQLTDTLSKFDVLVNVAGGGSAGQAGAVRHGIARALIEFNAELRKKLKKAGLLTRDPRAKERKKYGQKGARKRFQFSKR; this comes from the coding sequence GTGGCTGAGATTCAGTATTACGGGACTGGCCGTCGCAAGAGTGCGACCGCTCGGGTTTATCTGAGGCCGGGAACCGGCAATTTCAGAGTCAACCGCAAGGCGATTGACTCTTATTTTAAGAACGAAACGCTGCGAATGATCATTCGTCAACCGCTGCAATTGACCGATACGCTCAGCAAGTTTGATGTGTTGGTCAACGTTGCGGGCGGAGGATCTGCCGGACAAGCGGGCGCAGTTCGTCACGGCATTGCTCGTGCCCTGATTGAGTTCAACGCTGAATTGCGTAAGAAACTCAAGAAGGCCGGCTTGCTGACGCGTGACCCGCGCGCCAAAGAACGTAAGAAATACGGTCAGAAGGGCGCACGCAAGCGATTCCAATTCTCGAAACGCTAA
- the rplM gene encoding 50S ribosomal protein L13, translating to MSTYFPSGKGLEQHRNWHLVDASGMTVGRLASEVARLLMGKHKPSYTPFLDTGDHVIVINAAKVIFKGNKTEDKIYRHHTGFPGGLKEVKAKDLLAKNPGRLVELAIKGMLPKTKLGRAMGSKLKVYSGAEHPHGAQKPASLKLTV from the coding sequence ATGTCTACTTATTTTCCGAGTGGCAAAGGATTGGAACAGCATCGGAACTGGCATTTGGTTGATGCCAGTGGAATGACCGTTGGTCGTTTGGCCAGCGAAGTTGCCCGATTGCTGATGGGCAAACACAAACCCAGTTACACGCCTTTCCTTGATACTGGCGATCACGTGATCGTTATTAATGCCGCTAAAGTGATTTTCAAAGGAAACAAAACTGAAGACAAAATTTACCGGCATCACACTGGTTTTCCTGGTGGTTTGAAAGAGGTCAAGGCAAAAGATCTATTGGCGAAAAATCCGGGACGTCTGGTCGAGTTGGCGATTAAAGGCATGTTGCCGAAAACCAAACTCGGTCGTGCGATGGGTTCCAAGCTGAAGGTTTATTCCGGAGCCGAGCATCCACACGGTGCGCAAAAACCCGCTTCCCTGAAGTTGACGGTTTAA